In one window of Peromyscus eremicus unplaced genomic scaffold, PerEre_H2_v1 PerEre#2#unplaced_83, whole genome shotgun sequence DNA:
- the LOC131901446 gene encoding olfactory receptor 2L13-like codes for MEKWIQSSRDFILLGLLPQNHTCLLLLLLIISIFSVALLGNSAMIHLIRVDPKLHTPMYFLLSQLSLMDLMHISTTVPELAFNFLSGQKSITLRGCRVQSFFFLNIEGSEGLFLASIAYDHFVAICHPLHYPIRISKMMCLETIIGSWTLGSINSLSHTVYLLHIPYCHSRSINHFFWDVPAMLPLACMDTCVFEYMVFVSTSLFLLLPFLGITVSCGWVFFAVFHMCSKERKKKAFTTCSTHLTVVTFYYAPFVYTYLRPRSLRSPTEDKILAVFYTILTPMLNPIIYSLRNKEVLGAMTRVSGTFSSTKTLSFPLYSYFSP; via the coding sequence atggAGAAATGGATTCAGAGCTCACGTGATTTCATTTTGTTAGGATTATTACCACAAAATCACACATGCCTACTGCTTTTACTGCTCATCATCTCCATATTCTCTGTGGCCTTGCTTGGCAACTCAGCAATGATCCACCTCATTCGTGTGGATCCCAAactccacacccccatgtactttCTGCTCAGTCAGCTCTCTCTCATGGACCTGATGCATATCTCTACCACTGTTCCCGAGCTGGCATTCAACTTCCTCTCTGGCCAGAAAAGCATTACCTTACGGGGCTGTAGAGTgcaatcctttttctttctgaacatAGAAGGTTCTGAGGGCTTGTTCCTGGCCTCCATTGCCTATGACCATTTCGTGGCCATCTGCCACCCTCTTCATTATCCTATTCGCATTAGCAAAATGATGTGTCTGGAGACGATCATAGGATCTTGGACACTGGGCTCCATTAACTCCTTATCACACACAGTCTATCTCCTTCACATTCCTTACTGCCATTCTAGGTCCATTAACCATTTCTTCTGGGATGTCCCTGCCATGTTGCCCCTGGCCTGTATGGACACTTGTGTTTTTGAGTACATGGTATTTGTGAGTACAAgcctgtttcttctccttcctttccttggcATCACAGTTTCCTGTGGATGGGTCTTTTTTGCTGTCTTCCACATGtgctcaaaagaaagaaagaaaaaggccttCACTACATGTTCAACTCACTtaactgtggtgacattttactATGCACCTTTTGTCTACACTTACCTTCGTCCCAGGAGTCTCCGTTCCCCCACAGAAGATAAGATTCTGGCTGTCTTCTACACTATCCTCACCCCTATGCTCAACCCCAtcatctacagcctgaggaatAAGGAGGTCCTGGGGGCCATGACAAGAGTCTCTGGGACATTCTCTTCCACAAAAACTTTATCATTTCCTCTCTACTCATATTTCAGTCCCTAG